A window from Micromonospora terminaliae encodes these proteins:
- a CDS encoding alpha/beta hydrolase family protein: MRRLPVLVSVAALLVAGALAGGGGAQAEAPAEPAPAAAGHAAPTVVRDIEIPVAGQPAVRAWLVRPQRAGGGLAGVLDLHWFEPGRASQDRSEFLAEATALAGRGVVSVLPQLTFPWAGDPVGDARDRAAVTAQVDAVRAAYRRLLAEPGVERTRTAVVGHDYGAMYAVDLTAREPGLRTAVLLAPDATWANWFDRYWLQLPAGEKEAYRAVFAGLDPVDLVGRLGAGAYLQFAGADRFVGAGTRAAFAAAAPQAKVSLYPDEEHDLGAARTRDDRLGWLAGRLGLRG, from the coding sequence ATGCGACGTCTTCCCGTCCTCGTGTCCGTGGCCGCGCTGCTGGTCGCCGGCGCGCTCGCCGGTGGCGGCGGCGCCCAGGCGGAGGCACCCGCCGAGCCGGCCCCGGCGGCCGCGGGCCACGCGGCGCCCACGGTGGTACGCGACATCGAGATCCCGGTCGCCGGCCAGCCGGCCGTCCGGGCCTGGCTGGTCCGGCCGCAGCGCGCCGGCGGCGGGCTGGCCGGGGTGCTGGACCTGCACTGGTTCGAGCCGGGCCGGGCCAGCCAGGACCGCAGCGAGTTCCTGGCCGAGGCGACCGCCCTGGCCGGCCGGGGCGTGGTGTCCGTGCTGCCCCAGCTCACCTTCCCGTGGGCCGGTGACCCGGTCGGGGACGCCCGCGACCGTGCCGCCGTCACCGCCCAGGTCGACGCGGTGCGGGCGGCGTACCGGCGGTTGCTCGCCGAGCCGGGCGTGGAGCGGACCCGCACCGCGGTGGTCGGCCACGACTACGGCGCCATGTACGCCGTGGACCTGACCGCCCGTGAGCCGGGGCTGCGCACCGCCGTGCTGCTCGCACCGGACGCGACCTGGGCCAACTGGTTCGACCGCTACTGGCTCCAGCTGCCGGCGGGGGAGAAGGAGGCCTACCGGGCGGTCTTCGCCGGCCTGGACCCGGTGGACCTCGTGGGGCGGCTCGGCGCCGGGGCGTACCTCCAGTTCGCCGGCGCGGACCGCTTCGTCGGCGCCGGAACCCGCGCCGCCTTCGCGGCCGCGGCACCGCAGGCAAAGGTGTCGCTGTACCCCGACGAGGAGCACGACCTGGGTGCCGCCCGCACCCGGGACGACCGGCTCGGCTGGCTGGCCGGCCGCCTGGGGCTGCGCGGATGA
- a CDS encoding CGNR zinc finger domain-containing protein: MSAVPPLEPALRLAVTLLHSYWVLQDPADQLSVARLRAAAREVGLAEAAEPLTEADLPRLRELRDRLHGVFAAPDPAARVATLNEVLAEVSAGTAVEAGPDGTLRLAPLPRPGPVGPFAALVTGALARAAATGGAERFGVCAADGCDAPYLDRTRAGRQRYCCELCNNRAAAAAYRGRSRRG, from the coding sequence ATGAGCGCGGTGCCGCCCCTGGAGCCGGCGCTGCGCCTGGCCGTCACGCTGCTGCACAGCTACTGGGTGCTCCAGGACCCGGCCGACCAGCTCTCGGTCGCCCGGCTCCGGGCCGCCGCCCGGGAGGTCGGCCTCGCCGAGGCCGCCGAGCCGCTCACCGAGGCCGACCTGCCCCGGCTGCGCGAGCTGCGCGACCGGCTCCACGGGGTCTTCGCCGCGCCCGACCCGGCCGCCCGCGTGGCCACGCTCAACGAGGTGCTGGCCGAGGTGAGCGCCGGCACGGCGGTCGAGGCCGGCCCCGACGGCACACTGCGGCTCGCCCCGCTGCCCCGGCCCGGCCCGGTCGGGCCGTTCGCGGCGCTGGTCACCGGGGCCCTCGCCCGCGCCGCCGCGACCGGCGGGGCGGAACGTTTCGGCGTGTGCGCGGCCGACGGGTGCGACGCGCCCTATCTGGACCGGACCCGGGCCGGCCGGCAGCGCTACTGCTGCGAGCTGTGCAACAACCGGGCCGCCGCGGCGGCGTACCGGGGGCGGTCCCGGCGCGGCTGA
- a CDS encoding DUF5995 family protein has translation MTEPVWGPVHQDIVGLLADHPADVPAVVDHLTKLQDLLVRLPPLEESCPLADFNKLYLVITSTVLEGLYDDRFTDPTFLARLDVEFATRYFDALRFWTDSHPSTPKAWSCLFQRMRGPDARPLPSAAAGVNAHINYDLPFALVTTFDSLDSEPIDESDQHHDYLEINKIFAERIPELRRGYLDHWQLMIDMVNGDIDDWYQGELVEYTRNVAWRNAQKIWRCRHDPDARECERMRLDDNAALLGRLLLSPLGAFLQ, from the coding sequence ATGACCGAACCGGTCTGGGGTCCCGTGCACCAGGACATCGTGGGGCTGCTCGCGGACCACCCCGCCGACGTGCCGGCGGTCGTCGACCACCTCACGAAGCTGCAGGACCTGCTGGTCCGGCTGCCTCCGCTGGAGGAGAGCTGCCCCCTCGCGGACTTCAACAAGCTCTACCTGGTCATCACCTCGACGGTCCTCGAGGGGCTGTACGACGACCGCTTCACCGACCCGACCTTCCTGGCCCGGCTCGACGTGGAGTTCGCCACCCGCTACTTCGACGCGCTCCGGTTCTGGACCGACTCCCACCCGAGCACCCCGAAGGCGTGGTCGTGCCTGTTCCAGCGGATGCGCGGCCCGGACGCCCGGCCGCTGCCGTCGGCCGCCGCCGGGGTGAACGCCCACATCAACTACGACCTGCCGTTCGCCCTGGTGACCACCTTCGACAGCCTGGACTCGGAGCCGATCGACGAGAGCGACCAGCACCACGACTACCTGGAGATCAACAAGATCTTCGCCGAGCGGATCCCGGAGCTGCGCCGCGGTTACCTGGACCACTGGCAGCTGATGATCGACATGGTGAACGGCGACATCGACGACTGGTACCAGGGCGAACTGGTCGAGTACACGCGGAACGTGGCCTGGCGCAACGCGCAGAAGATCTGGCGCTGCCGGCACGACCCGGACGCCCGCGAGTGTGAGCGGATGCGGCTGGACGACAACGCCGCACTGCTCGGCCGGCTGCTGCTCTCGCCCCTGGGGGCGTTCCTCCAGTAG